ACAGGAACGGGGCCGGGCCACGCCATGCGATGATCTCGCCCTCGAAGTCCCAGTCCATGGAGGCCGATTCTAGGACCTCAGCGCGCTCCGGCTCCCGGCGCCCGGAGCACGAGCACGGAGTCCTCGATGTCGATCTTCCGGCCCTCGCGCACCACCGAGCGGGGGCGCTGCTCGGCGACGAGGACCTCGAACCCGTCCGGGACGGCGGGCAGCAGATCGGCGGCGAGGAACATCGCCTTCGCGTGGGCCTCGCTCTGCGGCATGTGCGTGCCCGTCGGCGCGTGCCCCACCACGAGCAGGTGCCCACCGGCGGCCACGGCGCCGGCCAGGCGCCCCACGACGGCGACCATTCCGCCGTCGGGTGGGTGCAGGTAGTGGGTGGTCACCAGATCGAACTGAGCGCCGGTGGCCTCGAACGTGCGGGCGTCCGTCTGCCAGAAGTCCACGCGCTCGGCCACCCCTGCGTCCTCCGCGTGCTGAGCCGCGCGAGCCAGGCCGTTGGCGGAGAAGTCCGCACCGGTGACCTGCCAGCCCTGCTGGGCGAGCCAGATGACATCGCCGCCCTCCCCGCACCCGACATCGAGCGCCGTACCGGGGGCCAGGCCGGCGGCGACGTCCACGAGCTGCGGGTTCGCGCTGCCGCTCCAGTGTGAGCCGTGACCGGCATAGCGCTCCTCCCAGGCCGGCGGCTCGAAGTAGGAGTCGATGTCGGTGGACTCGTGCTGGGCGTGCTGGGACGAGGAGGTCATACCGACATCCTGGTTCTCGGAGACGTTCATGGCAACCAGCTTTGCCGTTTCGGCAACAACTTCAGCCAGCGCGGCACCTCGGCGCAGTAGACCCGGTAGGCGGACCCGAACTGCTTCTCCAACGCCCGCTCCTCGGTGCGGATCTGCGTCCGGTCGATCACCAGGACGAAGAGTGCGAGCGGGATCGTCGCCGGCCACGAGCCGCGGCGGAGCGCGTGAGCCACCAGCAGGCCGGCCATGCCCAGGTACATCGGGTTGCGCGTGAGCGCGTTCGGGCCGGAGGTGACCAGGGTGCTGGTGGCCGCGGGGTCCAGCGGGCTGATCGTGGTGCGGTGGGAGCGGAAGTTCAGGGCCGCCGTCATCGGTAGCGCGATCGAGCCCAGGGCGAGGACCGCCGACGCCACCCGCCGCGGCCGTGACGGCGACGCCGGCCGGCGCGAGAGCAGCCGCTGCAGCCCGGCCGCGGCGGCAAGGATGACGGGCGGAGGCAGGTGCGGGCCGGACGGGCGGCGGTCCTGGGATGTCATGGGCCGACTGTAGGCATCCCCCGCCCGGCCGGCAGTCTCAGTTCAGATCGGTTCCGGTCTCGCGCACGCCCAGCGCCCACACCGCCTCGGCGGCCTCGTCGTCGAGCGCGAGCGCCGTCGGGCGCTCCACCTGCGGCCGGCCGCGCATGGCGCGGAAGCCGTCCGGGCCCAGATACGTCACCGGGGCGTGGCCGGTGACGGCGGCGGCCAGGACCGGCCGGGCGCCGTCGGCGGCGGATTGGGCGAAGAGCGAGCAGACGGCACTGACCGCCCGGTCGAGCAGGGGGACGCCGGTGGCGTTCTGCAGATTGGTGAAGGCCCAGCCGGGGTGGGCGAGCTGGACGACGGCGTCACTGCCTGCGGCCTGCAGCCGCGGCTGCAGCGCCCGGCCCCAGAGCATGTCGCACAGCTTCGACTGCGCATAGGCGGCGGCGATCGTCCAGCGGCGGTGGCGGAAGTGCGGGTCGGCGCCGTCGAGGTGGCCGGAGCGGTGGGCATTCGAGGCCACCACGACGATGCGCTCACGCGCCCGGGGCGCGAGCAGGTTGGTGAGGGCGAACGGGCCGAGGAAGTTGGTGGCCAGCATGAGCTCGAAACCCTCAGCGCTCTCCCGGCGCCGTGAGGTGACGGCGCCGGCGTTGTTCACCAGCACGTCGATCGGCTCATCGATGGTGTCGGCGAAGGCATGGACCGAGCGGAGGTCGGCCAGATCGAGGCGCCCCCCGACCGCGTCCGCCCCGGATTCGCGGAGCTCGGCCAGCAACTCCTCCCCGCGGCCGGCGTGCCGGGCGGGAACGATGACTCGCGCACCGGCGCGGGCCGCGGCCCGGGCGACCTCACGCCCGACGCCGTTGGTGGCGCCGGTGATCAGCCAGGTCCGGCCGCTCTGGTGGCCGGCGCCGGGTCGATCGGGGGCAGCATCGGTAGCCATGCTGCGACTGTAACCACGCCTGGGCCAGGGCGTGGGCCCGCGCGCGTGTGCTCCGGCTAACCGATCTGATACACCATGCCCCGGTGCTCCGCGGCAAGGTCGGTGACGAAACGCTGAGCGCGGCGAAGGTACTCGCGGGCGTACTCGAGATCTCCGGCTCGTCGCAGTCCTGGTGCGATCCGATCGACGCAGGCGCTCACCTGGGACTCGTCGATGCCGGCCAGGTCTCGAGCGATGGCCGGGATCTCCTCGGGCGAGAGTGTCCGGATCCACGGGTCCCACCCCTCGGCGTGCATCCTCACCTCGCCCTCGAACATCCGGTGCGCCGGCCTGGCCGCTCCGTCTGGCGCGGTGAGGCTCTGCAGCAGCGGCCAGGCCTTGTCGAGGTAGAGCATGTCTCGCGGAGGAACTCGCGGCTGCCCGGTGACCGGGCTCTCCGCGGCGCCCGGCACCAGCCCCCAGGCGTCGGCGAGGGGGTCATCGGAGAGAATGCACAGAGGGTCTGCGAATGCCCGCTCGGTCATGTCGTCGTCGAATGCGTAGGCGTAGTACCTGATTCCCATGGGGCAACGATGTCGCGATCGCCCTCCGGAGGCGGAGCGGCACCTCGCCCCTGTGGACAGCCCTGCATCGGGAGCGCACGTCACGACTCATCGCGACGGTCGACGCGGCCCGCCCAGCACGCCGGCGAGCGCCACGGCCGCC
Above is a window of Ruania suaedae DNA encoding:
- a CDS encoding class I SAM-dependent methyltransferase; amino-acid sequence: MTSSSQHAQHESTDIDSYFEPPAWEERYAGHGSHWSGSANPQLVDVAAGLAPGTALDVGCGEGGDVIWLAQQGWQVTGADFSANGLARAAQHAEDAGVAERVDFWQTDARTFEATGAQFDLVTTHYLHPPDGGMVAVVGRLAGAVAAGGHLLVVGHAPTGTHMPQSEAHAKAMFLAADLLPAVPDGFEVLVAEQRPRSVVREGRKIDIEDSVLVLRAPGAGAR
- a CDS encoding methyltransferase family protein, translating into MTSQDRRPSGPHLPPPVILAAAAGLQRLLSRRPASPSRPRRVASAVLALGSIALPMTAALNFRSHRTTISPLDPAATSTLVTSGPNALTRNPMYLGMAGLLVAHALRRGSWPATIPLALFVLVIDRTQIRTEERALEKQFGSAYRVYCAEVPRWLKLLPKRQSWLP
- a CDS encoding SDR family NAD(P)-dependent oxidoreductase, translating into MATDAAPDRPGAGHQSGRTWLITGATNGVGREVARAAARAGARVIVPARHAGRGEELLAELRESGADAVGGRLDLADLRSVHAFADTIDEPIDVLVNNAGAVTSRRRESAEGFELMLATNFLGPFALTNLLAPRARERIVVVASNAHRSGHLDGADPHFRHRRWTIAAAYAQSKLCDMLWGRALQPRLQAAGSDAVVQLAHPGWAFTNLQNATGVPLLDRAVSAVCSLFAQSAADGARPVLAAAVTGHAPVTYLGPDGFRAMRGRPQVERPTALALDDEAAEAVWALGVRETGTDLN
- a CDS encoding DUF1877 family protein — protein: MGIRYYAYAFDDDMTERAFADPLCILSDDPLADAWGLVPGAAESPVTGQPRVPPRDMLYLDKAWPLLQSLTAPDGAARPAHRMFEGEVRMHAEGWDPWIRTLSPEEIPAIARDLAGIDESQVSACVDRIAPGLRRAGDLEYAREYLRRAQRFVTDLAAEHRGMVYQIG